From the Hippocampus zosterae strain Florida chromosome 13, ASM2543408v3, whole genome shotgun sequence genome, the window GGAGGGTCCGGCGGCCTTCTACCGCAGCTACACCACGCAGCTGACCATGAACGCGCCCTTCCAGGCGCTCCACTTTATGACCTACGAGTACCTGCAGGAGGTGCTCAACCCGCACAGACACTACCATCCCGCCTCGCACATGCTGTCGGGGGCGCTGGCGGGCGCGTTGGCCGGCGCCGCCACCACGCCGCTCGACGTCTGCAAGACGCTGCTCAACACGCAGGAGGCGGCGGTCGCGCACGTCCTCCAGGCGGACGCGGGCGGCGCGCCGGCTGTGCGTCACATCTCCGGGCTGGGCGAGGCCTTTCGGACGGTTTACCGCGCGGGCGGCGCAGCGGCCTTCTTCAAAGGTGTGCAGGCCCGCGTCATTTACCAGATGCCCTCCACTGCCATCAGTTGGTCCGTCTACGAGTTCTTCAAGTACGTCATCACCAAGCGACAGCACGAGAGGCGCCTACGGGGCGACGTCGCCAAGTGAGCCGGTCGCCAGCGCAAGAAGAATGTTTGGATGAAAAGGGCCTCCTTCTGTTGAAAGAGTTGGCCAGCAGATGGCGACAAAGATCGTGTCGTGGCGACAACGAATCATGTGGCACTCATGAGCTGTGAAGTGCGAGCtgtcagcaaaataatttattcttAATCGATTTTACTGAAATTTTCCAATAGTAATCTACTAAAGATGCGGtcttgctacattttttttaaaaagcgacaGCAAACGTGCTACTGTTGGCTTGAATTTCAATGTATTTGATTAATATCACTATTGAATGCCATCAACAATATTAAGTCAAAACACAAGCATCCAGGATTTTTATTTCTCCCTTCACAAATTAGCATTCCCTATCGCCtgttttgcatttcattcaaTCTTCCGTGTCATCGTTTATCAAAATGTAACCCCTCAAATTGAGACGTAATGCATTCTGCCCGCGATTGGTCGGCTTTGTGTTGAGTTTGGGAAATTGCTCCTTGAGACTTTCTGTTCAGTTCTGTTATGTTATGTGAGACATGTTGCTAAATGAAAGTGGCTACGGGATCCTTTTTagttttttcatgaaaattctTGACAAATTCTAGACTTTGACACTACTTTCCTCCTGCATTCGCAAAAACGCTTTGTAAATTCAGGTGTCCTTGAGACGTTATTACTTTGACCTTCTAAATTAAAGTAGCTCATGTTTTATTGACATCTCTTGCTAACTGCCAAATTGGACTCCAGGTGTCAGGCTTGCCTTCAGCCAGCCGCTTCAAATCCAAACGCACAATGTAAATAAACTGCTCCTCGTGGAAGCCATACAAGCAGTCTTTATATTGTATTAAATTATGTttgtatgtatttgtgtgtgaatatacTCATACATACTTACATACATGTATTAGCATCAAGCTAACTTGCCATTTCCTGGGGCTGCGCTCCAGGAAGATTTTGCTCTACTTAGATAATTCTACTGtgtggaaggaaaacaaaatcaaattcagatctatttttgtttgcttgttaatAAAGTGGCAAAAGGCAGCCCCTCGCAGAAGCAGGGTCTTCTCTTGGTGGTGCACCGAAACAAACCAACGCTAGTCCacgtctgtttttttccccttctacaGTGatattttgcggttcgtttatcgcggattttttcaatcattgaaaaagaaaagtctCCAAAAGGTCCGCGAGAGGCAGCTCAAGTCAGCAAAaccgtgagtcacatagagcaaaatATACAGTAGTAAATGTATGTTTACTGTAATTTGTTATTCAAACACTAACCTaatttatacatgtttaaatatattagcatatagcattaagtaatgttaattactccaaacatttacttctacatgcatgtataccattaattTGGCCTTCTAAATACTTTTTATACTCCTACACATGTACAGATACATATTCCGGGGGTGTTCACGACCTCGCCGACTTTCGTTTTTCGCGGGTGATTTCGGTCCCCATTCACCGCGagaaacgagggattactgtactttgtCCGCTTTGTTACTTTGTAGTTTGTTTGTAGCAGAGATGTTTGAATGCAAGTCAAGAAAAGTGACAACCCTGAAAACGAAATTATCACATTTACCATCCCCGCAAATGAGTATTACATCCTCTTCACGTCGGAATTTTTCGAACGGGCCACTCACAAAGGCTTCGTGAAtccagaaagaaaaacaagtctAACCGGAACGTCTCCAAGATACATAGACTAAATATTTTTTACTAAATTAAGGTGGCCTTCAGAAAAGTATTTTACCACGTGTTTTTGAGTTTCTCTCTTTGAACCGAACTACCTCACCGAAAACTAATTTTTCTATCACGTGCTTTTCTAATTTTActgacatgcaaaaaaaaaaatcgtacggCTGAGCCCAATGTAAGGGAGGGTACTCAATAATAGAATCTAAAGCCTTGATTATTTTCTGGGCGGATATAACCAACCATGTTTAGGGTACCACACCGGGTTAGATTTGAAATTTTGTGTTGAAAATGCGCGGAATAAATTGGGTTTAAATTGTTGTAGTACTCACATGTGATCAACCGAGGACGCTGTTGTAGCACTAAACAGGCCAGAGTTTCCCATGCTTGACCAGAAGTGCCTCGAATTTAACgttaagttgttgtttttttgtactgtAGTCGTTGTCGGAACCATTTTTGCACTTCACGGGTTCTGcctgaaaataattgtttttaaaattacttTACCCAGAATTCTCAGCTGCTTCGTACGATCACACGAAGCAAACATCCGTCTATTGGTTTAAACGCGGATGCAGCGTGTTGACAATGAACTCTGAAACCGTTATGGTAAACGAGGGTGTCATAATGCATTACACTTGTCGCCATAATTTGGCAAACAAGGACAAGAAGCTTGAATGTGATTGAATACAAGACGATAAAAATGTAGCTTACAAAGTTCCTTTGCCAAGTAGGTGGCGCTATGCACCAAAGAGATGTAAATGCCCTATAGTAACTGCAAAAGCCATTTGTCAAAAAGTTGTCCACCCtttcgggtgtgtgtgtgtgcgtgcacgttcTCGTTTGTCTGGCATGTCACACACCTGATTTTGACCTGTATAGGAAGTGCGTGACCTCCCCGTCCAACATGGCGGatcatctttcttttttcccctttcttctctttctctgaACAGCAAACAACTGAGAACGATAAGTCAATCAGGTATGTAAAGGTAGTAAAAGTTGCAGTGTTGGTTGTGTAATTGCTGTGTCACCCTGACAAATAATAAAACCTGTCCAATTTTTGAGTACCAGTAATCCTGTGAACAAACCACAAATAGCTTTTGTAGTTGTTCATGTTATGCTGCTAATGCACAAATTTGCTTTTGTAGTTTTTCCTCTACGTgtttacacaaaaaaagaaaaatgaaaattgtggcGGCCTCGTGACACTGCGAACAAAATTTggaattgtattttttccacGCAATCTTGCAAGGATGAAAATGACTTTTGTAGCATTTTTACATGACCATTTTTATACCGAAACCATAAGTCGCAAAACATAACGCAAAAAAGGTCCTTCGTTTTCCATGTAGAATTGTTGTGTGGTGTTTTATGTAAACAAATTAACTAAAAAAATAAGCCTGCTAGCAGGAAAAAAacgtttgtagttttttttttttgggggggggaagggggggtcaCAGAAccctgaaaacacacaaaaatcccTTTTGTAGTTTACAAGTAAACCAGCAAATATATGTCCCTCTTGTAGTTTTTGTGTTAACCtgtgaacaacaaaaaaaatcaatattccttggcgaacaaacaaaaaatgtcatctaGATTTTTATGCAACTTTATCAAATCTGCCGGGTACATTTTGAACGTCTTGCATCACTTTTGCATGTTTCATTTGCtatcagctgctgctgttgtttaaaaaaaaaaacttttggagGGGGCGCTCTGCAGCTGCGTCCGATAAACGACTCGCAACGTCTTCCAAAGAAACCTCGCGTGAAAATTTACGTCTGTTTTGCCGCGCCCTGTCACAGAGGATGAATGTGGGCGGCTCGCTCGCCCCTAGATAAGCGCCGTTTGCCCGTTCCCAGAAAACGTGACGCTTTTCGCCCCACTTACGCGATTAAACGTGGACGCCGGCCTCCAAATATTTACAGAAGGTTGACGGACGGCCCGAGAACGCCTGTTGGCGCCGGCCGGGACGCTCGCCCACCACCGACGACAAGAAGAAGCGTTTCCCCAAACATTCCGGGCTGAGCTGAAATCTTTTTAGCCCCGCTGTCAGGAAGTCTGACGTGAGAACGCAGTTCGACGACGATGAGCAGAACTCCGGCCTCTGAGCTACATTTACGATTCCGAATTCTCATATTTGTTCAACGAGACTGTATTGAATTACTCCCAACGGTCTATTCTCTTCATTTTGTCCTTTTGTGGCGTTTCtcttgtggacttttttttgtccaatcagatttcagtctCTGTGTGTTGTTATGGCAATCTAATCTGCCAGGAGCCTTCACGATCCGAATTCAATTCGCAGCGACGATGTTTCTTGAACCAATCACATTTCCAATTCATTAACATGTGGCAAGTTGTtttaaggacaaaaaaaaacaatgctgaaGGTCTGGAGGTTTAGGGAACTAATCAATAAGTGATACACTAATTATCAGCCCTTAGTGTGTTAATAATTGAGCTGCACATGATTGTTAGTGACTAATGAGCGCCGAGTAGTCTCATGAATTGACCTGCTGCCAAATTATCACCGACTGCATTACTACTTTTTCGTcgtcttttcattttcttcgaatcattttgcttttgtttacttCTCAAATCACCGATTGCGGAAAAACAAGGTGTGCTGCAAAAATGTTAatgactcaagaaaaaaaaaaacatgaaaatgcacTCGCCAAAGCGACCATACACTATGAAAGGAAAACATCTACGAAAAAAACAGTACACCAAAAAAACGTTAAAAAACAGCACACCtactgtgtatttttaaattttctcaaaaatgcaGTGCAGAATGCACTCAAAAATAAAACGAACAAAATCCCCACATAAAACAAATTTcctatgaacaaaataaatacacaaaaatcCAAGAGCCATAAAGAAGCaacagcacaaaaaaacaagactcaaatgaaagtaaaatgtcctaaatagaaaaataagacagaaaaccaatgaaaatacacagaaataaaacaaaatggaaccAACTCGTAAAGCAAACAAAACTGTAAAAAGGATCTACAACACATTTCGCCAGagggaaaataaacacaaaaaagtcGAGCAATACACCAACAGAACCAAATATTCGATGACACAATACAGGTAGGAAAGCGAATTGCTGCCACacgagcaataaaaagtcaaatgtgtCTTTAGTACGTGATAAATAAGTGTAACCGCCATATTCGGCAAAAAAAATCGAAGCACTTCCGGTTCAGATTCGTGTAcatgtcttctttttaaatataaattattatctaatatattatatattatataaatattatcaattggccttttttttacGGTTTTATTGAAAGTGTTTATTTTCAGTTCcagtatttttatatatactttGATTTCTAAGACACAAGAGGACACTGCCAGCAACCGGAACCGCAAGtgaaatttttttcatataccggtacatatataTCATTCGTATGAAAAAGTCTACCTTCACGACAATtaaggaaataaaaacaattttcctTTTCATAAATGGAACTTGTGGTCTCGTGTTAATGACCTCACTTGCCCAATTAAAGTCGCTTTTATTCTCCTTTGTAATGAACTAAATGGATTGAAGTGCTAGCTGTGAGAACAACCCCACAAAACATAAAGCCACATAATGAAGCGACCCTTGTAACCCGCACTTgtactccccctccctccctctccactGGGATAAATGGTACAATTTGTAGCAATAATGCTCCCTCATTCACGAGCGAGACCCCCACTGGACTGCCCGCCCCCCGTGCCTGCGCCGGTAaccgccccaccaccaccttggaCCTTCACAGTGGCGggaacaaaaaggcaaaaaccACGGTGGGAACATTACGAGGGCGTCAATGTGCGAGCTTGTCTTTGTCTTGGGCAGAGGGgcatgtctccccccccccccccccccccccccgccttccctATTCTAGCTGTGGGGTGCTTTTAAATGGCGCCACTTTCTCAATGGAGCGGCCCAAAATGGAGCTGTCCACTCcctcctgtatttttttttctcataccgGGACAAACGGCCGCGAGCGCCAAGGGTGAGGGGTTATCTCGTTTTTAGAAtaagaagaaaacaacaaatgttctatgaaatgaaaacaataaagCTTTATACAAAATTTTGTAAAACTACAAATTCACTGTTGAAGAAAAGTAACACATCTACAAAAACGACACATTTATTAACAAAAACAATGGGATCAGAAAGAAATTGAGTTTGATGAGCAAATTGgcccacaaaagaaaaacatctggtgaaaaaaaaccaatttatgagcaaagcaaacaacaaattcacaaaaaaagaagacagaatgtgacaaacaaaaaatagatctTCTAGAACTACCAAGCAACAAAATGGAAACGAtaaaaccaccaaaaaaaaatcaaaattgacaaaaataacGAAAACGACATTTTTCGTTCAGCTCATCATCAAAGCTTTGCAGAAGCCCGATAACGAACGTgaacatttgaatcaggtgtgatgAAGGAGGGAGACATCGAAAACAGGCTCTTGCGGACGGACTTGAGCATCCACGATGGACTCAAGACAAAATACTGACCCATTGcaattttgtagttttttttcctcatttattAGAATGCACGTGAAAGTCTCTGtaacaaaaaagcaacaaaagtgtttcaaaactCGCATCCACCACCAGTCCTCTCGCCACCTCTCCAAAGGTATGACGTCACACACCGCGTAAATGAAGGAATAAACGCACCCCCACAGCCACGGCCTCCTTCCACTACCAGGCCCGGATGCCCCCCTGGTGGTTGTGGGGCTGCGCCGAGGGTGCCTGCAGTCCGCCCAAGTTGACGAAGGCGTTGGGGCAGCCTGCCGAGGTAGGCCCCGGCCCCGGCCCCGGGCCAGGCCCAGGCAGGCCGCCGTACACGCAGCCCGAGTTGCTCTGGTGATACGCGGGGCCGCCGTACGCGTAGGCCGGGTAGCCCCCAGCGAATCCGTACGGCGAGGCGGCGCTCGAATAGCTGTGAGTCGAGCCTCCGCCGCCGAGGCACGGTTTCCCGTCTCGTACGAGCACCGGCACGACCACACgcctcggcggcggcggggctTGGTGGTGCGGCCCGAGCGCCTCCAGGGTCCTGTCTTGTCGCTGCCGTTTGCACTTGTAGCGgcggttctggaaccagatctTGACCTGGTTGGAGGTGAGCTCGAGGGCCGAAGCCAGGTGCTCCCGCTCGGGCGCTGACAGGTAGCGCTGTTGCTTGAAGCGACGCTCCAGCTCCAGCACTTGAGCCTGCGAGAAGAGCACGCGGGGCCGGCGGCGGCTGCGCGGCTTCGGCCGGACGTCCTCCGAGGAGACGTCGGCCAGGGATGACGGAGCCTCCCCGTGCTTGCCTTTTGGACGAATGCACAATCAGGAATTAATATcatcaaaataatcataatggtaaaaataataacacaatcacatgtttaaaaaaaacgatgacgTGAAATAAGTAGGTCCGCTAATATACACAAACGTGCAGTCGtgaagttaaaaaacaaaaacaaaagcataatCGTGTAAAAAAATGTTCGAATGAAATACACCACGATTAAAAATGTCAGAATATCCTTCATACGTCTAATAATTGATCAAAATACAAAAGTGAGTTCAAAActatcaatttttaaaaaagtacaacattgtggttgaaaacatttaaaaaacgaTTTCGTTTAAAAATGTATAGCAAAAAATACGTAGTGTgtgaaaagtgcaaaaaaacacaaatgtgttaatataaaaaacacacacacacacacaagctcatcACCAACCTTTTAAAGATTTGTGTCGAAAATAGTGTAAGGAATATGCAACttaactataataataataataataataatcataacctTCTCACTGCCACTTTACAGTGTATTCGTTCTTATTGACCTTAAATGAAATAGACAGTGACACTTTTTGAAAAATGGCTACTTATGTTAtccaaagcaaatcacttctgaCTTTTTgttctacatttttttaaatacgttgACAACTTGCAGCACCTTCTCAATAtcgattttgacttttttttctccccatcttGTATTTTTGTTCACAATGAGGTGTTTATTGCTATTGCAAAGTGCACACTTTAACTTGATGCTTGTTCACTTTGggctcgtccccccccccctacccccccatcCAAACCAGACTCTTGCAGGACTAAACAATCCCACTTGACTGAAATCAAGAGCAAACCAAATGTGTGCTCTCCACTGTCCACTGAATATGGCCCATGGGTCAAATGTGGCCCATGCGTTCAATAAGCCAACTCAAACCTGcaaaccttgattttttttaaccttcaatTGTTTTGGGGAGTATTATTAAGTTGgttatataaattataaataagaATTGGCATTGTCCATGCATACATTTACTGgcccatgtcaagtcaagtcaagtcaagagtatttctggagcactttcaaacagccatcgctgcatacaaagtgctgtacatggagcacaataaacagtaagacaaatcggtaataaatgcggtagaaagcaccaagcagtaaaatcaagaacaaatctaagtgtAGGTTTGACTTTTATTGCATGTACAATTGTCCTGGCCCATGTGTCAAAATTTGTCCCTGTGTCAAGCAAGGAGAAGAAGACTCACTGCTCTCCTGCTGATCCTTGCCAATGGGGGACTCCCGTTTGGGCCCCCGGCAGGCCCCCCCGGAGTACTCGTCTGCCGTCGGTCCGTTTTCCTCCTCGCCCTCGCCCTCGTCCTCCTCCGGGGCGCTGAGGAACACCATGCGTCCAGGGTCCAAGAAGGGCGGCGCCGGGGCCGAGGGAACCCGGGGGCTGTCCCGGGTCAGCATGCAGGAGGACGGCGAGGGGCTCCGGTAGTGAACCGAGGGGTACTCCTGTCCCGCTTTTAGGATGTCTTTGACGGAGAAAGGCGTGGAGGTCTGgagcatcgtcatcatcatgacCCCTCGCCACCTCCCCccctttgaccccccccccaccaccagctCTCAAGACCCCATGGCGGGCACGGGTGCACGGCAGTCCGCCTGAACAGTCCACGATCCTGATGTGTTCTGAGGGACGCTGCCAATTCCCGAAGTGGGAAGGAGGGCGGGCCTGagcggggagtgggggggttggACATGGGCGGGTCCAATCACAAAAAGTCCACCGGAAGATATTGGGAAGGacagaaagaaaatgtgaaGGTTGTGGCGATGGTGGGGGGGGAtagtcggggggggggtcatgtgaTCTGTGCGTGTAGACAGGAAGTGACCCGTTTGTCCTCCTCCGTGATTGACCTCCACACTTTTTCGTTTTTCTCTTCTGCTTCTTTCTCCTTTTGATGTTGTTCTGCTTTCTATTCCTGTTCATCTCCTTGTAGTTGTTGACGGATTTGTCCGGctgttttccttttcttctttcttgttCGGGGTGTCCGACTCATTTTCGTGGTGGGCGACATTTCCGTTCCCCTTGTGAGGGCCATTATGATTGACTGTGGAcattctggaggaggtgggcaacaggaggacgctcgctaagctaaaagctatgatggacagtccctccagCCCCCTCAAAAGTCTGTGTTTTCTGGCTTTGGTTCTAATTGGTTCAATTTTCATTGGGTTGTGCTTCGTTCAATGGTTGGCGAGCATTTGCCTGTTAgattgcttttgttctgtttgtttctGCGCTTGGGCTCAGTTGCTTTCAGATTTTATTTGGCGAAGAACACATTTACATTGTGTTTGTACTTTATATGTAGTCCTTTTGTATTGTGAATAtactcctgtgtgtgtgtgtgtgtgtgtgtgtgtagtcaaCAATAGGAAAGGTGACACCTCTTGTCTGCTGTCATTCTTGAAGGCGCCAGATGTCTTTttcgtcgtcttttttttttctttttccatgctCGGATCATCTCGGCCGGCCACACAACAGCAgagtcacaaaaaaataaaaaaaatattgtgtgtatatgtaaatatatataattaaaacaatctcttgtttaaaaaaaagataaagagaTCACACCCAATGCTATTATAATTAATAAGTTTGGGACGTGCATTTTTCCACCTGATTCAGTTTTGTCATGggaatttaagataagataagataagataagataagatatcttttattcgtcccataACAGCGCTAAATGGAAGTAACCGTTCCTATAATTGAATCCCGACGAGTTGTTTTGCAGATAAGCAAAGTTCCTGCCCATGCGCTATTCTGTACTCCGTGTAGCTGCTGAAAATGCTGATTGCGCTGGCCTTCACCACCTCCCGACAAGATAAAATGAGAGCACGAGATGCAGAGGGGGGGGAGAAGGTTCCCTTGACAGACACGGATTCAATTACAAAATAGAGAATTGTCATGCTTGTATAAGATatttgcttttaatttgaagGAGTTGCGGAGATTTATCTCAGACAATGCTTTATtaataaatttgtgtgtgtgagtgtgtgtgtgtaaagttgtgcatgcgtgtgctcTGCTCACATTACAATAAAAGTTTGTAATTGGTCTTGTAATGAGCTGCCGGGACTTAAGAGTAGCAAGGTGTGGGCCGTCCAGGTGATACCGTGACACCAGGATACCATGATACACGGAGAACTAAAACAAGAGCGCTGAAACGCGAGCGTCATTTCTTGTTCGCTATGTTCCAAATAATCTACTTTGACACGCGGGGGTGTTTTGTCAGATAGGCACGGTTtcaaatacacgcacacaaaccgcGACTGGTTCTTGGGTGATGACACGGAGAGAATGAGATTGATTTTCGAGTCCCTGCcaaatgaaaatagaaatgaCGTGCTGTCAGATGTCGGAAGCTCCAAACATGCCCTTGCTCGACTCGTAGCTGGAACACGACTGCGTTCAGTTGTTTGTATAgcgcgccgccggtgaaataatGTGCCACTGCGTTTACGTAACGGCTAACTTCCCCCGAGGTGTTGTAATTACGTGGCCCACACGTGACAGAAAAGGTTTATGAGTGACATCTTTGATGGCAACAACGCCGAACCAGGGGCGAGGGAGCGAGCTAGCGGACTAGCGAGGCCCTCTTCTGTGTTGCGTGCGTGTATGCTAGTATTGTAGCTAGCCCCTGTTATGTGCCTTCTGTGGGTCCACATGAAATAATGGGCTCGTCACTCTGAAGGCCTGGTTTTGTGTCTGTTTGCTTCATTTCGTTTGGCTTATTTTAGTTGTATATTATTGTCAATGTTAGAATAAATGTGGGAAGTTAAATTAGCTACGCTTGGTTGATATAGTCTGGCTTACTttagctagtttttttttctgactagcGTATCTTATCTACTTGAATTTGTCTTATCTTAGTAGCTTAGCAGTATCTTAAGTAGCCTCGGAGTCACCTAGCTAGCTGTAAATTAGCTACGCTTGGTTGATATAGTCTGGCTTACTttagctagtttttttttctgactagcGTATCTTATCTACTTGAATTTGTCTTATCTTAGTAGCTTAGCGGTATCTTAAGCAGCCTCGGAGTCACCGAGCTAGCTGTAAATTAGCTACGCTTGGTTGATATAGTCTGGCTTACTTTagctagttttttttctgactagCGTATCTTAGCTACTTGAATTTGTCTTATTTTAGTAGCTTAGCAGTATCTTAAGTAGCCTCGGAGTCACCTAGCTAGCTGTAAATTAGCTACGCTTGGTTGATATAGTCTGGCTTACTTTagctagttttttttctgactagCGTATCTTATCTACTTGAATTTGTCTTATCTTAGTAGCTTAGCAGTATCTTAAGTAGCCTCGGAGTCACCTAGCTAgctgtaacttttttttaaatcggggtTTAATATCTTAGTAAATTTTAGTTGAATTTAAATGAGGTATTTGTAGTTTGGCTCGCTTGAACATAGTCTAATTCTGTTAAGTTTAGTGAAGTCTAGCGTTGTTTAGCTCAGATCTTGCTCATCTTTGAGCATTTGgttgtcatgtgtgtgtgtgtgtttatttgtttgtgtgctatGATTAGCTGCTAATCCGACGCAGGTCAACGAGGTCCCAGGCAAATGTcagtaaacacacacgcacacatacacactaccATGCTGCTTTCTGGGAGCGCAACAGGTCACCACATGTGATTGAACATGTAAACACACAGTGCAATGTCGAGGCACCCATGTCATGCACAGGCTTGtcctctatgtgtgtgtgtttgtgtgttcgtgTTAGCCAGCCATTTGGTGATACATGTACGTTATTAGCATCTTAGCATTGCATGTCAGCTTCATAAATCTGCGGCGCGCACTAGCATTTTAAGCCGTATACATTTCCCATCACACATTGTACTt encodes:
- the LOC127613923 gene encoding homeobox protein Nkx-2.3-like, which produces MMMTMLQTSTPFSVKDILKAGQEYPSVHYRSPSPSSCMLTRDSPRVPSAPAPPFLDPGRMVFLSAPEEDEGEGEEENGPTADEYSGGACRGPKRESPIGKDQQESSKHGEAPSSLADVSSEDVRPKPRSRRRPRVLFSQAQVLELERRFKQQRYLSAPEREHLASALELTSNQVKIWFQNRRYKCKRQRQDRTLEALGPHHQAPPPPRRVVVPVLVRDGKPCLGGGGSTHSYSSAASPYGFAGGYPAYAYGGPAYHQSNSGCVYGGLPGPGPGPGPGPTSAGCPNAFVNLGGLQAPSAQPHNHQGGIRAW